Proteins encoded within one genomic window of Streptomyces sp. NBC_01314:
- a CDS encoding SLC13 family permease, with protein MNTALAEVLSVVLLVVVLGCAVARPFGLPEAVVAVPAAGITVAAGAVSLDHARAEAELLGPVLGFLAAVLVLARLCDDEGLFRACGAWMARASAGRPRHLLGSTFALASGITAVLSLDATVVLLTPVVFATVARLGARPKPHVYATAHLSNTASLLLPVSNLTNLLAFTASGLTFTRFALLMAAPWAVAVAAEYVVFRRFFAADLDARTPPVEESVEAPELPMFALVTVVCTLAGFVVTSALGIEPVWAALAGAVVLSVRALVRRTTAPVALLRSVSLPFLAFVLALGIVVRAVVDNGLADALGRVMPSGTGLLALLGVAALAALLSNVINNLPAVLVLVPLAAPLGTGAVLAVLLGVNIGPNLTYAGSLATLLWRRIVHQHEHDVDLGEFTRLGLLTVPAALLSSVVALWLSLLAFGG; from the coding sequence GTGAACACCGCCCTCGCCGAGGTCCTGTCCGTCGTCCTGCTCGTCGTCGTCCTCGGCTGCGCGGTCGCCCGCCCGTTCGGACTGCCGGAGGCGGTGGTCGCGGTCCCGGCCGCCGGGATCACGGTCGCCGCCGGTGCCGTCTCCCTCGACCACGCCCGCGCCGAGGCCGAACTGCTGGGCCCGGTGCTCGGCTTCCTGGCCGCCGTGCTCGTGCTGGCCAGGCTCTGCGACGACGAGGGGCTCTTCCGGGCGTGCGGGGCGTGGATGGCGCGCGCCTCGGCGGGACGGCCCCGGCACCTGCTGGGCTCGACGTTCGCGCTGGCCTCCGGCATCACGGCGGTGCTCAGCCTGGACGCGACGGTCGTGCTGCTCACCCCGGTGGTGTTCGCGACCGTGGCCCGGCTGGGCGCCCGCCCCAAGCCGCATGTGTACGCCACCGCGCATCTGTCGAACACGGCCTCGCTGCTGCTGCCCGTGTCCAACCTCACCAACCTGCTGGCGTTCACGGCGAGCGGGCTGACCTTCACCCGGTTCGCGCTGCTGATGGCGGCACCCTGGGCGGTGGCCGTGGCCGCCGAGTACGTGGTGTTCCGCCGGTTCTTCGCAGCCGACCTGGACGCCCGGACACCACCCGTCGAAGAGTCCGTCGAGGCGCCCGAGCTGCCGATGTTCGCGCTGGTCACGGTGGTGTGCACGCTCGCCGGGTTCGTGGTGACGTCCGCGCTCGGGATCGAGCCCGTGTGGGCGGCGCTGGCCGGGGCCGTGGTGCTGTCGGTCCGCGCGCTCGTCCGCCGCACCACCGCCCCGGTCGCGCTGCTGCGGTCCGTCTCGCTGCCCTTCCTCGCGTTCGTGCTGGCGCTGGGCATCGTGGTCCGTGCGGTGGTCGACAACGGCCTCGCCGACGCACTCGGCCGTGTGATGCCCTCAGGCACCGGACTGCTCGCCCTCCTCGGTGTCGCCGCCCTCGCCGCCCTCCTCTCCAACGTCATCAACAACCTGCCCGCGGTCCTCGTCCTGGTGCCCCTGGCCGCCCCGCTCGGCACGGGCGCCGTCCTCGCCGTGCTCCTCGGCGTCAACATCGGCCCGAACCTCACCTACGCCGGTTCCCTGGCCACCCTCCTCTGGCGCCGTATCGTCCACCAGCACGAGCACGACGTGGACCTGGGCGAGTTCACCCGCCTCGGCCTCCTCACCGTCCCGGCGGCGCTGCTCTCCTCGGTGGTGGCGCTGTGGCTGTCGCTGCTCGCCTTCGGGGGCTGA
- a CDS encoding helix-turn-helix domain-containing protein, which produces MPVRADDVPGTAARADPSPPPGQVIIGRFDQLPPYAVNRPRGADSWLFTWTTGGGGLLRQGTAETAAAPGDLVVLGPGVPQHYTVRPGAGHWAFWWVHCQPRASWTAWLRPYGTGDRLYAVPSAPGGTRDRVDAAFRRMLADARWTGEGTPPELDAATPGGGHTPPASGTATPVGDGTPPAPRAAPPGGEVAVAHGTAARELALCSLEEVVLLTAARSEPRRSGADPRIRRAEDLIAADPGAPHTVRSLAECVSLSPSRFAHLFTEQLGHSPMRALRHARLRHAARLLEATELPVERVAAASGFGSPFHFSRVFRQRYGVPPGEYRQGLRDRD; this is translated from the coding sequence ATGCCTGTGCGTGCTGACGACGTGCCTGGAACTGCTGCGCGGGCGGACCCGTCGCCGCCGCCCGGCCAGGTGATCATCGGGCGATTCGACCAGCTGCCGCCGTACGCCGTGAACCGGCCGCGCGGCGCGGACAGCTGGCTGTTCACCTGGACCACGGGCGGCGGCGGCCTGCTGCGGCAGGGCACGGCGGAGACAGCGGCGGCCCCGGGCGACCTGGTGGTCCTCGGTCCGGGGGTGCCGCAGCACTACACGGTCCGGCCCGGCGCCGGGCACTGGGCGTTCTGGTGGGTGCACTGCCAGCCACGGGCGTCCTGGACGGCCTGGCTGCGCCCGTACGGGACCGGCGACCGGCTGTACGCCGTGCCGTCGGCCCCCGGCGGCACCCGCGACCGTGTCGACGCGGCCTTCCGCCGGATGCTCGCCGACGCCCGCTGGACCGGCGAGGGCACCCCGCCGGAACTCGATGCCGCCACGCCGGGCGGCGGGCACACACCGCCGGCGTCCGGCACCGCCACGCCGGTCGGGGACGGCACACCGCCGGCGCCCAGGGCCGCCCCTCCCGGCGGTGAGGTCGCCGTGGCGCACGGCACGGCGGCCCGCGAACTCGCCCTGTGCTCCCTGGAGGAGGTCGTGCTGCTCACCGCCGCCCGGTCCGAGCCGCGCCGGTCGGGGGCGGACCCGAGGATCCGCCGGGCGGAGGACCTGATCGCCGCCGACCCCGGAGCCCCGCACACGGTCCGTTCCCTCGCCGAGTGCGTCTCCCTCTCCCCGTCCCGCTTCGCGCACCTCTTCACCGAGCAACTCGGCCACTCCCCCATGCGTGCCCTCCGCCACGCCCGCCTCCGCCACGCCGCCCGCCTCCTGGAGGCCACCGAACTGCCCGTGGAGCGCGTGGCCGCCGCCTCCGGGTTCGGCAGCCCGTTCCACTTCAGCCGGGTGTTCCGACAGCGCTACGGGGTGCCGCCGGGGGAGTACCGGCAGGGGCTGCGGGACCGCGACTGA